One genomic window of Centroberyx gerrardi isolate f3 chromosome 15, fCenGer3.hap1.cur.20231027, whole genome shotgun sequence includes the following:
- the fam83b gene encoding protein FAM83B, with translation MESQQISMLSSLRGELKTEDYIQPHYKESYRLAIDHLVGDGRESYQEFLKGERVGSFLSEDELLFITTHAEQPPPGNHTEEINSPSDSKSSSGTYWPVHSDVETPDLDLGWPEVMHDRLQTNIDLLFHPPRQNNPTIKEVIRKHIQDARQVIAIVMDMFTDVDIFKETVDASIRGVPVYVLLDDFHLKSFLAMAENQDIKIQQLRNMRVRTVKGQDYLCRSGAKFHGAMEQKFLLVDCQTAVYGSYSFTWSFEKINLSMVQVITGHLVESYDEEFRTLYARSTVPAELCPPEGLFQRNTPNGKQILPKYVSHSAQKFERKDQLRHTLDTVYRKTCERQIGMRELEERLYEEEPIEPRPLIDNGTGVQYQMPQLQSTEANFLKRHSYAGERQDVNVPENARHRASNWNICRDTGFPNGRNNYPMVLDNYSQGPQIYRGQNMRHTYHSSDKPVLSKQQNMPTLDSTSKSFMRTWRIESYLKNPDAPYEDSCDYLDQYEPPENKASSFMHARMRSSLVFRSTIPEQLETNSYTNNSSTGACQTDPSAAPNTASHYSSMQWNPTAGAENRINNEEFMFKRQSLQILDDARNNITYGPGRNPHHSVYASLGRAKGGMMIKKPDIQTDNWYKRHSVADPRSNTEYDHESSSHMYGGAFARRPINRSTAGVNAQNGGYGSNLNEDQRSVSHFDVKSIVDTKSPPTSMWHELPSRTVSAAALDGNIKELTVKSTGMGSPHFLKKSSKKIRSLLNIPEKKEVSPRTMETASIKSGGSSDTINAEDEEKKSDGERNLRQSTTNSVRASEHRRNQSVDDHLKSSTPRFRTEEHHRLNSPSKSMMEKKHNLGDKNVRPSLETGNWRTDRAADSRLYSRFEPFCAFENKHSSHLATRSVNTQSQEKAKSMLLSKGDTTNEHNLGRAARGHHENKLGKFIQRVGNFIHKNK, from the exons ATGGAATCCCAACAGATTTCCATGCTGTCCTCCTTGAGGGGCGAGTTAAAAACAGAGGATTATATTCAACCCCACTACAAGGAGTCATATCGCCTTGCCATTGATCACCTGGTGGGCGACGGCAGAGAGAGTTATCAGGAGTTCCTCAAGGGAGAGCGTGTTGGGAGTTTTCTCTCTGAGGACGAGCTCCTCTTCATCACTACTCATGCAGAACAGCCCCCACCTGGAAATCACACGGAGGAAATCAATAGCCCTTCGGACAGCAAGTCCTCCTCAGGCACGTACTGGCCCGTCCACTCAGACGTGGAAACCCCAGACCTGGACTTAGGGTGGCCAGAGGTCATGCATGACCGACTACAGACAAACATAGATCTGCTTTTTCATCCACCAAGACAAAACAACCCCACTATCAAAGAGGTGATCCGTAAACATATTCAGGATGCAAGACAG GTCATTGCCATTGTGATGGACATGTTCACTGATGTAGACATATTCAAAGAAACTGTTGACGCCTCTATACGAGGAGTTCCAGTCTACGTACTTTTGGATGATTTCCATTTGAAAAGTTTCCTTGCAATGGCTGAAAATCaagatataaaaatacaacaactCAGG AACATGAGAGTGCGCACTGTGAAAGGTCAGGATTACCTCTGTCGATCAGGAGCTAAATTTCATGGGGCAATGGAGCAGAAGTTTCTTTTAGTTGACTGCCAAACAGCGGTCTACGGCTCATACAG CTTCACATGGTCATTTGAGAAGATCAATCTGAGTATGGTGCAGGTCATAACAGGCCACCTGGTGGAGTCCTACGATGAGGAGTTTCGAACGCTCTACGCCCGGTCAACTGTGCCAGCTGAACTGTGCCCCCCAGAGGGCTTGTTTCAACGCAATACGCCAAATGGAAAACAGATTTTGCCAAAATATGTCTCTCATTCTGCCCAAAAATTTGAAAGGAAGGACCAGTTGAGGCATACTCTGGACACAGTCTATCGGAAGACTTGCGAGAGGCAAATAGGCATGAGAGAACTTGAAGAGAGGCTTTATGAAGAAGAGCCTATCGAACCCAGGCCCTTGATTGACAATGGGACGGGTGTTCAGTACCAGATGCCTCAACTCCAGTCTACAGAGGCAAACTTCTTGAAAAGGCACAGCTATGCTGGGGAGAGACAAGATGTCAATGTTCCAGAGAACGCCAGACACAGGGCAAGCAACTGGAATATCTGTAGAGATACAGGGTTTCCTAATGGAAGAAACAACTACCCCATGGTCTTAGACAACTATTCCCAAGGGCCACAAATATACAGAGGTCAAAACATGCGTCACACTTACCACAGCAGTGACAAACCGGTCCTGTCCAAGCAGCAGAACATGCCAACACTGGACAGTACATCCAAGTCATTCATGCGCACATGGAGGATTGAGTCCTACCTCAAAAACCCTGATGCTCCATATGAAGACTCCTGTGACTATTTAGACCAGTATGAACCACCAGAGAACAAAGCTAGCTCCTTCATGCATGCCAGAATGAGGTCTTCCCTTGTTTTCAGGTCCACTATTCCAGAGCAATTGGAGACAAATAGTTACACAAACAACTCCTCCACTGGTGCTTGTCAGACTGATCCCTCAGCAGCACCAAACACTGCTTCACACTACTCATCAATGCAATGGAATCCAACAGCAGGAGctgaaaatagaataaataatgaAGAATTCATGTTTAAGAGACAAAGTCTGCAGATTTTGGATGATGCTCGAAATAATATAACCTATGGTCCAGGAAGAAACCCTCACCACTCTGTGTATGCCAGCTTAGGCAGAGCTAAAGGGGGGATGATGATTAAAAAACCTGACATTCAGACAGACAATTGGTACAAAAGGCACAGCGTGGCAGACCCACGATCAAACACTGAATACGATCATGAATCCTCAAGCCACATGTACGGAGGAGCTTTTGCAAGGAGGCCAATAAATAGAAGCACAGCAGGGGTCAATGCACAGAATGGAGGATATGGATCAAATCTGAATGAGGATCAGAGATCTGTGTCTCATTTTGATGTCAAGAGCATTGTGGACACAAAGAGCCCGCCTACTTCCATGTGGCACGAACTGCCCTCTAGAACTGTGTCTGCAGCAGCCCTTGATGGGAATATCAAGGAGTTGACAGTTAAATCCACTGGCATGGGCTCTCCACATTTCCTAAAGAAGAGTTCCAAGAAAATCAGATCACTACTTAACATACCAGAGAAAAAAGAGGTTTCCCCTCGAACCATGGAAACGGCAAGTATAAAGTCGGGTGGCAGTTCAGACACCATAAATGCTgaggatgaagagaaaaaaTCAGATGGGGAGAGGAATCTTCGCCAAAGCACAACCAACTCAGTCAGGGCTTCAGAGCACCGGAGGAACCAGTCTGTAGACGACCATCTGAAATCATCAACCCCTCGATTTAGGACCGAGGAGCACCACCGGCTAAACTCTCCCTCCAAAAGTATGATGGAAAAGAAGCACAATCTTGGTGACAAAAATGTGAGGCCTAGCCTTGAAACAGGAAATTGGCGTACAGATCGAGCTGCTGACAGTCGTCTATACAGCAGATTTGAGCCTTTCTGTGCATTCGAAAATAAACACTCTTCACATTTGGCAACCAGATCTGTTAACACACAATCTCAAGAGAAAGCCAAGAGCATGCTCTTATCTAAAGGTGACACAACTAATGAGCATAACCTGGGTCGGGCTGCACGAGGTCACCATGAAAATAAACTGGGGAAATTTATACAAAGAGTGGGAAATTTCATACACAAAAACAAGTAG